One Myxococcaceae bacterium JPH2 DNA segment encodes these proteins:
- a CDS encoding MarR family transcriptional regulator, whose amino-acid sequence MSGTSEGQMERGGKPAEARRRSGVGPSVDASGQELAHEAWALLFEVMHAHMRNFPALAAEFDLSPVQAHVVRQLGEGPLAMSTLASYLSCDASNVTGLVDRMEVRGLVERRSSEHDRRVKMLVLTEAGAALRERLLERLAEPPAVIANMPEADLKSLRDIMRRARER is encoded by the coding sequence ATGAGCGGGACGAGTGAGGGACAGATGGAGCGAGGGGGGAAGCCGGCGGAGGCGCGACGCCGCTCGGGCGTGGGTCCTTCGGTGGATGCTTCGGGGCAGGAACTGGCGCATGAGGCGTGGGCGCTGCTCTTCGAGGTGATGCACGCGCACATGCGGAACTTCCCGGCGCTGGCGGCGGAGTTCGACCTCTCGCCGGTGCAAGCGCACGTGGTGCGGCAGTTGGGGGAAGGCCCGCTGGCCATGAGCACCCTGGCGAGCTACCTGTCGTGTGACGCCTCGAACGTGACGGGGCTGGTGGACCGGATGGAGGTCCGCGGGCTGGTGGAGCGCCGCAGCAGCGAGCACGACCGTCGCGTGAAGATGCTGGTGCTGACGGAGGCGGGCGCGGCGCTGCGGGAGCGGCTGCTCGAGCGGCTGGCGGAGCCTCCCGCCGTCATCGCGAACATGCCGGAAGCGGACCTGAAGTCCCTGCGCGACATCATGCGCCGGGCGCGCGAGCGCTAG
- a CDS encoding TolC family protein, which translates to MSSLLALTLSATLAAAPVLTLDEALESARQQNLDLKIAQARLDQAETATRKAWAGYLPTLTAGAALTRNSDSAQIPPGLLAPVPITLQPLWLRSARVEAKQAVIAPQLFAVISASYKAVKLAELNTETARREILFGVAQAYYGAAAQQEALKAQERLLELNQAREKDTQARFDAGTVTRVALLRAQLDRTRAEQDLVRARNALASLKLALGTLIQREPDFELAAPPEPQVAAKQSSDALVNEALQNRTEVAAAATGVSLARTNKTGVILSYLPNLGLSGTYNISNAAAFTGKNDSWAITLGLSWTLFDGGLREANLTEASAKVVEATQSQRLAESRVREEVRRSQLDLENALANRAKAEESLSLARESSRLTDVSFKAGVATYLEVADSNTALTGAEVGFVSERLQASLAALRLLKAVGSFESGTTRKDAATLDQPQAPAAQPQAPAGQPAPTPAPQP; encoded by the coding sequence ATGAGTTCCCTTCTGGCGCTGACCCTGTCGGCCACCCTGGCCGCGGCGCCCGTACTGACGCTGGACGAGGCCTTGGAATCGGCCCGCCAGCAGAACCTGGATTTGAAGATCGCGCAGGCCCGCCTGGACCAGGCGGAGACCGCGACGCGCAAGGCCTGGGCGGGGTATCTGCCCACGTTGACGGCCGGCGCGGCCCTCACGCGCAACTCGGACTCGGCACAGATTCCCCCGGGGCTCCTGGCCCCGGTGCCCATCACGCTCCAGCCGCTGTGGCTGCGCAGCGCCCGCGTGGAAGCGAAGCAGGCCGTCATCGCGCCGCAGCTCTTCGCGGTCATCTCGGCCTCGTACAAGGCGGTGAAGCTGGCGGAGCTGAACACGGAGACGGCGCGCCGCGAGATTCTCTTCGGCGTGGCGCAGGCGTACTACGGCGCGGCCGCGCAGCAGGAGGCCCTCAAGGCCCAGGAGCGGCTGCTGGAGCTGAACCAGGCGCGTGAGAAGGACACCCAGGCGCGCTTCGACGCCGGCACCGTGACGCGCGTGGCGCTGCTGCGCGCCCAGCTGGACCGCACCCGCGCCGAGCAGGACCTGGTGCGCGCGCGCAACGCGCTGGCCAGCCTGAAGCTGGCGCTGGGCACGCTCATCCAGCGCGAGCCGGACTTCGAACTCGCCGCCCCGCCCGAGCCGCAGGTCGCCGCCAAGCAGTCCTCCGACGCGCTGGTGAACGAGGCCCTCCAGAACCGCACCGAGGTCGCCGCCGCGGCCACGGGCGTCAGCCTCGCGCGCACCAACAAGACGGGCGTCATCCTCAGCTACCTGCCCAACCTGGGCCTGAGCGGCACCTACAACATCAGCAACGCGGCGGCCTTCACGGGCAAGAACGACTCGTGGGCCATCACCCTGGGCCTGAGCTGGACGCTGTTCGACGGCGGTCTGCGCGAGGCCAACCTCACCGAGGCCTCCGCCAAGGTCGTCGAGGCCACCCAGTCCCAGCGCCTGGCCGAGTCCCGCGTGCGCGAGGAAGTGCGCCGCTCGCAGCTCGACCTGGAGAACGCCCTGGCCAACCGCGCCAAGGCCGAGGAGTCGCTGTCCCTGGCGCGTGAGTCGTCTCGCCTGACGGACGTCAGCTTCAAGGCCGGCGTCGCCACGTACCTGGAGGTCGCGGACTCCAACACCGCGCTCACCGGCGCGGAGGTCGGCTTCGTGTCCGAGCGCCTCCAGGCCTCGCTGGCCGCGCTGCGCCTGCTCAAGGCCGTGGGCTCGTTCGAGTCCGGGACCACGCGCAAGGACGCCGCCACCCTCGACCAGCCGCAGGCGCCCGCCGCTCAGCCGCAGGCGCCCGCTGGGCAGCCCGCTCCGACGCCCGCGCCGCAGCCGTAG
- a CDS encoding Rieske 2Fe-2S domain-containing protein: protein MEPTPDVVRHFHPVLPASALGRKPVRVELAGRAYALFRDAAGRPAALLDACPHRFAPLSRGRVTKDGRLECPYHGWRFDSHGNGVNPSQPDLRHCDTRGFQVVERWGYLWLAQQDTPLSALPELQSEDYVFGGSFSTLFRAPLHVSLDNFSEDEHTPFVHTRLGWDGPHTNAVEFEAHNFDDRTEVHYRAPQRPAPIIRLLGVAPGDTFHNDWVTRFDPVRSVYTIRWVTAAGRPRPFVTQAHIFFVPETAMTTRLHVFSFLRTDVRAMRPFLPIAAKAALGLTWWEVRDDARFIPMVADTPYSHKGMRLDRFDKPLVHQRRLMERIYYGVQPEAAPLSLAREASGA, encoded by the coding sequence ATGGAGCCTACCCCCGACGTCGTTCGCCACTTCCACCCCGTGCTGCCGGCGAGCGCGCTGGGCCGCAAGCCCGTTCGCGTGGAGCTGGCGGGCCGGGCCTATGCGCTGTTCCGCGATGCGGCCGGGCGCCCCGCGGCGCTGCTGGACGCGTGTCCGCACCGCTTCGCTCCGTTGTCGCGGGGGCGGGTGACGAAGGACGGGCGGCTTGAGTGCCCGTACCACGGCTGGCGCTTCGACTCGCACGGCAACGGCGTCAATCCCAGCCAGCCGGACCTGCGCCACTGCGACACGCGCGGCTTCCAGGTGGTGGAGCGGTGGGGCTATCTGTGGCTGGCCCAGCAGGACACGCCGCTGTCCGCGCTGCCGGAGCTGCAGTCCGAGGACTACGTGTTCGGCGGCTCGTTCTCCACGCTGTTCCGCGCGCCGCTGCACGTGTCGCTCGACAACTTCAGCGAGGACGAGCACACGCCGTTCGTGCACACGCGGCTGGGCTGGGACGGTCCGCACACGAACGCGGTGGAGTTCGAGGCGCACAACTTCGACGACCGCACCGAGGTGCACTACCGCGCGCCGCAGCGGCCCGCGCCCATCATCCGGCTGTTGGGCGTGGCGCCGGGGGACACGTTCCACAATGACTGGGTGACGCGGTTCGACCCGGTGCGCAGCGTGTACACCATCCGCTGGGTGACCGCCGCGGGCCGGCCGCGTCCCTTCGTCACGCAGGCGCACATCTTCTTCGTGCCGGAGACGGCGATGACCACGCGCCTGCACGTCTTCTCGTTCCTGCGCACGGACGTCCGGGCGATGCGGCCATTCCTGCCGATCGCGGCCAAGGCCGCCCTGGGGCTCACCTGGTGGGAGGTTCGCGATGACGCGCGCTTCATCCCCATGGTGGCGGACACGCCCTACAGCCACAAAGGCATGCGGCTGGACCGCTTCGACAAGCCGCTGGTCCACCAGCGCCGGTTGATGGAGCGCATCTACTACGGGGTTCAGCCAGAGGCCGCGCCGCTGTCGTTGGCGCGCGAGGCCTCTGGGGCGTGA
- a CDS encoding DUF547 domain-containing protein, translating into MLHVRGLMPAAVPTLSSPFSVQSYSRALTHVRSDGQVDFPGLGHDRASLDGFVAQLASCSPHNRPDVFDTPEDALAYWLNAYNALVLQQVVDGYPYLESVRQPWLGRFYWGRAWPVGGERLTLWALENRILRGEFEDPRIHFALFRGTRGGPLLDGAPFQGEFLDAQLNDASRRYMADPRHVRLEGHTVHLAGLFDTYRDDFLAALPEGRRGTVLQFVWAFLPDACEERPGCDTRSDLDRACGTKLDKCQVVFEPDDVSLPDATARAERP; encoded by the coding sequence ATGCTCCACGTCCGGGGGCTCATGCCCGCCGCGGTGCCCACCCTGTCGTCGCCGTTCAGCGTCCAGAGCTACTCGCGGGCGCTGACGCACGTGCGGTCGGATGGGCAGGTGGACTTCCCAGGGCTGGGGCATGACCGGGCCTCGCTGGATGGCTTCGTGGCGCAGCTCGCGTCGTGCTCGCCGCACAACCGGCCGGATGTCTTCGACACGCCCGAGGACGCGCTGGCCTACTGGCTCAACGCGTACAACGCGCTGGTGCTCCAGCAGGTGGTGGACGGCTATCCCTATCTGGAGAGCGTGCGGCAGCCCTGGCTGGGCCGCTTCTATTGGGGCCGCGCGTGGCCCGTGGGCGGCGAGCGGCTGACGCTGTGGGCCCTGGAGAACCGCATCCTCCGAGGCGAGTTCGAGGACCCGCGCATCCACTTCGCCCTCTTCCGTGGCACGCGCGGCGGGCCCCTCTTGGACGGCGCGCCATTCCAGGGCGAGTTCCTGGACGCGCAGCTCAACGACGCCAGCCGCCGCTACATGGCGGACCCTCGGCACGTGCGCCTGGAGGGCCACACGGTGCACCTCGCCGGGCTCTTCGACACGTACCGCGACGACTTCCTCGCCGCGCTGCCCGAGGGACGGCGCGGCACCGTGCTCCAGTTCGTCTGGGCCTTCCTCCCGGATGCGTGCGAGGAGCGGCCCGGCTGCGACACACGCTCGGACCTGGACCGGGCCTGTGGCACGAAGCTGGACAAGTGTCAGGTCGTCTTCGAGCCGGATGACGTGTCGCTCCCCGACGCCACCGCCCGCGCCGAGCGTCCCTGA
- a CDS encoding HAD-IC family P-type ATPase → MGVTPRFDERSGARPAWHALPAEVALARLDSSEAGLSDSEARERLARHGPNELKRERTDGPLALLWRQVNNPLIWVLVASAGLAMFLGKVTDGLVVAAVVVLNTFIGFVQEYRAGKAIEALRHMVPENATVTRGGRRLSVPAADLVPGDVVSLASGDRVPADMRLLSSRNLQVEEAALTGESVPARKAVPEVPADAELGDRASLVHGGTLVTSGTTTAVVVATGGATELGRISSLLEQATDLQTPLTRALAVLGRTITVAIVIVSVLLMAVGIGRGYPLNEAVLVAITLAVAAIPEGLPAIVTIALAIGVQRMAARRAVVRKLPAVETLGSTTVICSDKTGTLTRNEMTVQALWTPEGRYSLTGVGYAPRGQLQREGQPVVGVPAEVRALLVAGALCNESTLQLHRGLWEMTGDPTEGALVVAAEKVGLRVEDLRAREPRVDTIPFESEHQYMATLHETGRGARGVFFKGAPEVVLSRCAPVEGLGTEGVLDAVEALAREGMRVLAVAWKEVPESQATLRPEDMAEGFLLLGLAGMMDPPREEAIEAVRVCHGAGITVKMMTGDHPATAEAIGARLGLMPQGTRGVTGAELSGMDDARLAEVVRESNVFARVAPEHKLRVVRALQARGQVVAMTGDGVNDAPSLKQANIGVAMGITGTAVSRESADIVLTDDNFASIAAAVEEGRRVYDNLIKSLAFVLPTNLGLALILMFGVAFFPIREVDGVRQPLMAMLPTQLLWINLVATVTLALPLAFEARERDVMRRPPRAPNAPVLSHFVVMRTGLVALLMSVGAVGLFLWEFTRDARADGEAVALAAAQTSAVNTVICFQMFYLLLCRTLTGSMREVGVFSNPLVFVGIGALCVLQAGFMYLPFMQRVFGTVGLSAKELGLSVLVGAVVLPTVGLEKWLRTRAQGRSARAVASGSDTSSGSKTT, encoded by the coding sequence ATGGGAGTCACGCCCCGTTTCGACGAGCGGTCCGGTGCGCGGCCCGCATGGCACGCGCTGCCCGCCGAGGTGGCGCTGGCCCGGTTGGACAGCTCCGAGGCGGGCCTCTCCGATTCAGAGGCTCGCGAGCGGCTGGCGCGACACGGGCCCAACGAGCTGAAGCGCGAGCGCACGGATGGCCCGCTGGCCCTGCTCTGGCGGCAGGTGAACAACCCGCTCATCTGGGTGCTCGTCGCCTCGGCCGGGCTGGCGATGTTCCTGGGCAAGGTGACGGATGGGTTGGTGGTGGCCGCGGTGGTGGTGCTCAACACCTTCATCGGCTTCGTGCAGGAGTACCGCGCGGGCAAGGCCATCGAGGCGCTGCGCCACATGGTGCCGGAGAACGCCACGGTGACGCGCGGCGGGCGGCGGCTGTCGGTCCCCGCCGCGGACCTGGTGCCTGGGGACGTGGTGAGCCTGGCGTCCGGAGACCGGGTGCCCGCGGACATGCGGCTGTTGTCCTCGCGCAACCTCCAGGTGGAGGAGGCCGCGCTCACCGGGGAGTCCGTCCCCGCGCGCAAGGCCGTGCCCGAGGTGCCCGCGGACGCGGAGCTGGGGGACCGCGCGAGCCTGGTGCACGGCGGCACGCTCGTCACGTCGGGGACGACGACGGCGGTGGTGGTGGCAACGGGCGGCGCCACCGAGCTGGGACGCATCTCCTCTCTGTTGGAGCAGGCCACGGACCTCCAGACGCCGCTGACGCGCGCGTTGGCCGTGCTGGGGCGCACCATCACGGTGGCCATCGTCATCGTGTCCGTGCTGCTGATGGCCGTGGGAATCGGGCGCGGCTATCCGCTCAACGAGGCCGTGCTGGTGGCCATCACCCTGGCGGTCGCGGCCATCCCCGAGGGACTTCCCGCCATCGTCACCATCGCGCTGGCCATCGGCGTGCAACGCATGGCGGCCCGCCGCGCGGTGGTGCGCAAGCTGCCCGCGGTGGAGACGCTGGGCAGCACCACGGTCATCTGCTCGGACAAGACGGGCACGCTCACGCGCAACGAGATGACGGTGCAGGCGCTGTGGACTCCGGAGGGACGGTATTCCCTCACGGGCGTGGGCTATGCGCCGCGAGGGCAGCTCCAGCGCGAGGGCCAGCCCGTGGTGGGCGTGCCCGCCGAGGTGCGCGCGCTGCTCGTGGCGGGCGCGCTCTGCAACGAGTCCACGCTCCAGCTCCATCGCGGGCTGTGGGAGATGACCGGCGACCCCACCGAGGGCGCGCTCGTGGTGGCCGCGGAGAAGGTGGGCCTGCGCGTGGAGGACCTGCGCGCGAGAGAGCCCCGCGTGGATACCATCCCCTTCGAGTCGGAGCACCAGTACATGGCCACGCTCCACGAGACGGGACGCGGGGCGCGAGGCGTCTTCTTCAAGGGCGCGCCCGAGGTGGTGCTGTCCCGCTGCGCGCCGGTGGAGGGACTGGGGACCGAGGGCGTGCTGGACGCGGTGGAGGCGCTGGCGCGCGAGGGCATGCGCGTGCTCGCGGTGGCGTGGAAGGAGGTGCCCGAGTCCCAGGCCACCTTGCGCCCGGAGGACATGGCCGAGGGCTTCCTGCTGTTGGGCCTGGCGGGGATGATGGACCCTCCGCGCGAGGAGGCCATCGAGGCGGTGCGCGTGTGCCACGGCGCGGGCATCACCGTGAAGATGATGACGGGCGACCACCCGGCGACGGCGGAGGCCATCGGCGCGCGGCTCGGGTTGATGCCGCAAGGCACGCGGGGCGTGACGGGCGCGGAGCTGTCCGGAATGGATGACGCGCGGCTCGCCGAGGTGGTGCGCGAGTCGAACGTCTTCGCCCGCGTGGCGCCCGAGCACAAGCTGCGCGTGGTGCGCGCGCTCCAGGCCCGAGGGCAGGTGGTGGCGATGACGGGCGATGGCGTCAACGACGCGCCGTCCCTGAAGCAGGCCAACATCGGGGTGGCCATGGGCATCACCGGCACGGCCGTGTCTCGCGAGTCCGCGGACATCGTGCTGACGGACGACAACTTCGCCTCCATCGCCGCGGCGGTGGAGGAGGGGCGGCGCGTCTACGACAACCTCATCAAGTCGCTCGCGTTCGTGCTGCCCACCAACCTGGGGCTCGCGCTCATCCTGATGTTCGGCGTGGCCTTCTTCCCCATCCGCGAGGTGGACGGCGTGCGCCAGCCGCTGATGGCCATGCTCCCCACGCAGCTCTTGTGGATCAACCTGGTGGCGACGGTGACGCTGGCGCTCCCGCTGGCCTTCGAGGCGCGCGAGCGGGACGTCATGCGGCGTCCGCCCCGTGCCCCGAACGCGCCGGTGCTCAGCCACTTCGTGGTGATGCGCACCGGGCTGGTGGCGCTGCTCATGTCCGTGGGCGCGGTGGGCCTGTTCCTCTGGGAGTTCACCCGCGACGCGCGCGCGGACGGCGAGGCGGTGGCGCTGGCGGCGGCGCAGACGAGCGCGGTCAACACCGTCATCTGCTTCCAGATGTTCTACCTGCTGCTGTGCCGCACGCTGACGGGCTCGATGCGAGAGGTGGGCGTGTTCTCCAACCCGCTCGTCTTCGTGGGCATCGGCGCGCTGTGCGTGCTGCAAGCGGGCTTCATGTACCTGCCCTTCATGCAGCGCGTGTTCGGCACCGTGGGCCTGTCCGCGAAGGAGCTGGGCCTGTCCGTGCTGGTGGGCGCGGTGGTGCTGCCCACGGTGGGGCTGGAGAAGTGGCTGCGGACGCGCGCTCAGGGACGCTCGGCGCGGGCGGTGGCGTCGGGGAGCGACACGTCATCCGGCTCGAAGACGACCTGA
- a CDS encoding YqhA family protein produces the protein MEKLRRGFEHVLWGSRFIMLAGVLFSLLMTMSAFFMATVDSLQLPGYLDDYARSDLPTDERSDLRAQLLTLIVKAVDGYIVTAILLIFSLGLYELFMGRLEVARDSQVTPQLLQSSSLEDLKERIAKLLVLVLVIEFFQRAVRLDVNTAKDLLLMATGILLIGATLWIGRLNLHEKH, from the coding sequence ATGGAAAAGCTGCGCCGAGGCTTCGAGCATGTGCTGTGGGGCAGCCGCTTCATCATGCTGGCGGGCGTCCTGTTCAGCCTGTTGATGACGATGAGCGCCTTCTTCATGGCCACCGTGGACTCGCTCCAGCTCCCCGGCTACCTGGATGACTACGCGCGCTCGGACCTGCCCACGGATGAGCGCTCGGACCTGCGCGCCCAGCTGCTCACGCTCATCGTCAAGGCGGTGGACGGCTACATCGTCACCGCCATCCTCCTCATCTTCTCCCTGGGCCTCTACGAACTCTTCATGGGCCGGCTGGAGGTGGCGCGCGACTCACAGGTGACGCCGCAGTTGCTTCAGTCCTCCAGCCTCGAGGACCTCAAGGAGCGCATCGCCAAGCTGCTCGTGCTGGTGCTCGTCATCGAGTTCTTCCAGCGCGCCGTGCGCCTGGACGTCAACACCGCCAAGGACCTGCTCCTCATGGCGACGGGCATCCTGCTCATCGGCGCGACGCTCTGGATTGGCCGGCTCAACCTGCACGAGAAGCACTGA
- a CDS encoding ROK family protein yields the protein MPTLGIDLGGTFARAAVVDASGALLSVAKRPLAERSPTAVVETLAQVAREAVAGAGAGVKVDGCAVVGAAGQIHKDTGVLAVAPNLGWRNVPLAEMLGAKLGCAVQLVNDLSAAAWGELHAGAGRGSQDMLVAFVGSGVGSAIIADGRLVGGAGGVAGELGHIKVVPGGRRCGCGELGCLEAYAGGHNLIALTRELLAAGRSPMLAKLTGGDPALVTPVLLEQAAEAGDEEAQEIHDRAAQFLALAVANQVTVLNPARLVLGGGVLMNCPGIRRRLVEGVQAWASQVSREGLLIVDAELGDDSGLIGAGLLGLSASRAG from the coding sequence ATGCCGACGCTGGGAATCGACCTGGGCGGGACCTTCGCCCGGGCCGCGGTGGTGGATGCCTCGGGAGCGCTGCTCTCGGTGGCCAAGCGGCCGCTCGCCGAGCGCAGCCCGACCGCGGTGGTGGAGACGCTGGCCCAGGTCGCCCGCGAGGCGGTGGCGGGGGCGGGGGCGGGCGTGAAGGTGGACGGCTGCGCGGTGGTGGGTGCCGCGGGGCAGATCCACAAGGACACCGGCGTGCTCGCCGTGGCGCCCAACCTCGGCTGGCGCAACGTTCCCCTGGCCGAGATGTTGGGCGCGAAGCTCGGCTGCGCCGTGCAGCTCGTGAACGACTTGTCCGCCGCGGCCTGGGGCGAGCTGCACGCCGGCGCGGGGCGCGGCTCGCAGGACATGCTGGTGGCCTTCGTGGGCTCGGGCGTGGGCAGCGCCATCATCGCGGATGGTCGACTGGTGGGCGGCGCGGGCGGGGTCGCGGGCGAGCTGGGCCACATCAAGGTCGTGCCGGGCGGACGGCGCTGCGGCTGCGGCGAGCTGGGGTGCCTGGAGGCCTACGCGGGCGGGCACAACCTCATCGCGCTGACGCGGGAGCTGCTCGCGGCGGGGCGCTCTCCCATGCTCGCGAAGCTGACGGGCGGAGACCCCGCGCTCGTCACGCCGGTGCTGCTGGAGCAGGCCGCGGAGGCCGGCGACGAAGAGGCCCAGGAGATTCATGACCGCGCGGCGCAGTTCCTGGCGCTGGCGGTGGCCAATCAGGTGACGGTGCTCAACCCGGCGCGGCTGGTGCTGGGCGGCGGTGTGCTGATGAACTGCCCGGGCATCCGGCGCCGCCTGGTGGAGGGCGTGCAAGCCTGGGCCTCGCAGGTGTCGCGCGAGGGGCTGCTCATCGTGGACGCCGAGCTGGGCGACGACAGCGGCCTCATTGGCGCGGGGCTCTTGGGCCTCAGTGCTTCTCGTGCAGGTTGA
- a CDS encoding NAD(P)H-dependent oxidoreductase — MSGAPRIAALSGSLRANGFNSMLRDAAAAQARALGAEVDVVDLRALNLPIYDGDVEAAGLPASAVELRERMDKAQGFIIASPEYNSSIPGGLKNAIDWASRAPGQRFKEKWAAMMGATPGVFGTSRMQPHLRQVLAFMGAHVLPTQVHIPRAMEAFTPEGALKDEAKQKELAALMASLVARLKG, encoded by the coding sequence TTGAGCGGGGCGCCGCGGATCGCGGCCCTCAGCGGCAGCCTGCGCGCCAACGGGTTCAACTCCATGCTGCGCGACGCGGCGGCGGCCCAGGCGCGCGCCTTGGGGGCCGAGGTGGACGTGGTGGACCTCCGCGCGCTGAACCTGCCCATCTACGACGGCGACGTCGAGGCCGCGGGCCTGCCCGCCTCCGCGGTGGAGCTGCGGGAGCGGATGGACAAGGCGCAGGGCTTCATCATCGCCAGCCCCGAGTACAACTCGTCCATCCCCGGCGGACTGAAGAACGCGATCGACTGGGCTTCGCGTGCGCCTGGGCAGCGCTTCAAGGAGAAGTGGGCCGCGATGATGGGCGCCACGCCGGGCGTGTTCGGCACGTCGCGCATGCAGCCGCACCTGCGGCAGGTGTTGGCCTTCATGGGCGCGCACGTGCTGCCCACGCAGGTGCACATCCCGCGCGCGATGGAGGCCTTCACTCCCGAGGGCGCGCTGAAGGACGAGGCGAAGCAGAAGGAGCTCGCCGCGCTCATGGCCTCGCTGGTGGCGCGGCTGAAGGGCTGA
- a CDS encoding phosphomannomutase/phosphoglucomutase, with product MNTHIFREYDIRGLVDKDLTIEVVELLGKGLGTIIRRKGGTSIVVGRDCRESSTRFRDALARGLTSTGLNVLDVGVVPTPLTYFAANTLPVDGLAMITGSHNPPEYNGFKIGAGKTTFHGPEIQELRRLIEARDFATSAKPGTVESFDIITPYNHFVRQTVKVGRKGMRIVIDAGNGTGGAIAVPLFQSMGFDVVPLFCEMDATFPNHHPDPTVVENLQDLIAAVKREKAEVGIAYDGDSDRIGVIDDQGNILWGDQLMVLFSRYVLKEAPGAAIVGEVKCSYTLYDDIAKRGGKPVMWKAGHSLIKAKMKEEHAELAGEMSGHIFFKHRYFGFDDAVYSSARLLEILTHEKQKLSELLADVPKTYASPELRFDTKEEKKFAMVKRATEILRAAGHSIIDVDGVRVTFPDGWGLIRASNTQPILVLRFEASTEARLKEIQALIDNTVAQAQREVGA from the coding sequence ATGAACACCCATATCTTTCGCGAGTACGACATCCGGGGTCTGGTGGACAAGGACCTCACCATCGAGGTGGTGGAGCTGCTGGGTAAGGGCCTGGGCACCATCATCCGCCGCAAGGGCGGGACCTCCATCGTGGTGGGGCGCGACTGCCGCGAGTCCTCCACGCGCTTCCGCGACGCGCTGGCGCGGGGCCTGACGTCCACCGGGTTGAACGTGCTCGACGTGGGCGTGGTGCCCACGCCGCTGACGTACTTCGCGGCCAACACGCTGCCCGTGGACGGGCTGGCGATGATTACCGGCAGCCACAACCCGCCCGAGTACAACGGCTTCAAGATTGGCGCGGGCAAGACGACCTTCCACGGCCCGGAGATTCAAGAGCTGCGCCGGCTCATCGAGGCGCGCGACTTCGCCACCTCGGCCAAGCCCGGCACGGTGGAGTCCTTCGACATCATCACGCCCTACAACCACTTCGTCCGGCAGACGGTGAAGGTGGGGCGCAAGGGCATGCGCATCGTCATCGACGCCGGCAACGGCACGGGCGGCGCCATCGCGGTGCCGCTGTTCCAGAGCATGGGCTTCGACGTGGTGCCCCTGTTCTGCGAGATGGACGCCACCTTCCCCAACCACCACCCGGACCCCACGGTGGTGGAGAACCTCCAGGACCTCATCGCGGCGGTGAAGCGCGAGAAGGCCGAGGTGGGCATCGCCTATGACGGCGACAGCGACCGCATCGGCGTCATCGACGACCAGGGCAACATCCTCTGGGGCGATCAGCTCATGGTCCTCTTCAGCCGCTACGTGCTGAAGGAGGCCCCGGGCGCGGCCATCGTGGGCGAGGTGAAGTGCAGCTACACGCTGTACGACGACATCGCGAAGCGCGGCGGCAAGCCGGTGATGTGGAAGGCGGGCCACTCGCTCATCAAGGCGAAGATGAAGGAGGAGCACGCGGAGCTGGCCGGCGAGATGAGCGGCCACATCTTCTTCAAGCACCGCTACTTCGGCTTCGACGACGCGGTGTACTCGTCCGCGCGCCTGCTGGAGATCCTCACCCACGAGAAGCAGAAGCTGTCCGAGCTGCTCGCGGACGTGCCGAAGACGTACGCCAGCCCCGAGCTGCGCTTCGACACGAAGGAGGAGAAGAAGTTCGCGATGGTGAAGCGCGCCACGGAGATTCTGCGCGCCGCGGGTCACAGCATCATCGACGTGGACGGCGTGCGCGTGACGTTCCCGGACGGCTGGGGCCTCATCCGCGCCTCCAACACGCAGCCCATCCTCGTGCTGCGCTTCGAGGCGAGCACCGAGGCGCGGCTCAAGGAGATCCAAGCCCTCATCGACAACACGGTGGCCCAGGCCCAGCGTGAGGTGGGCGCTTGA